CGCGCCTGGGTGCTGCCATTGGCATAGGCGAAATCCTCGCTCAGCGTGCCGGTGGCGCCGTCCCATTCCCCGTTCATCCGCGCAACAAAGCGCGACACAACGCGTCCGCGCGGCCCGTAGATCATGCCTTCGGAGATCAGTGTGCCGGAAAGGCGTTCCTGAATGTCAAAGGCGGGGCCGGTGTCTGCGTAATGCGCCAGCCGCTGGGCGCGAAAGCCAAATCCGGGCCGCCAGAGGGCGAGCACAAGCACGGCAACAAGAAGCAGGAGAACCAGTTTCATGACAAGGAGACCTCTCGCGGCAGGCGCATCACCAGGGCGATCGCCAGCAGTTTGATAAGACAGGGCAAAACGGCATAGGCCAGGGTCAGCGCCATCAGGGCGCTGGCACCATTGGGGCCGCCGGGTTCAAATCCGCTCAGTTGCAGCGCGGGCAGCAGGATCACTGCCGCGGCGGCTAGGGACAGTTTGGCGGCGAATGTCCAAAGGCCAAAGGCCTGCCCGCCGCGTAGCCCGGCCCGCGCCAGCGCCGTCGAGAACAACACCGGCAGGATCACCATATCCGCGCCAAGGGCGGCCCCCGATCCGATGCAGATCGCGGCAAAAGCCCAGGCCGCGCCTGCGGGCAGGAGTGCTGCCCCGCTGAACGACAGGATGGCCAGCGCCATGGCCGGAACCAGTACCTGCCGGGCGCCATAGGCAGCGCTGGCCCGGGTCCAGATTGGCACCGATAGGCCCGCCGCCAGAAAGAACAGGATCAGGAACGGTCCGGCGAGGTCCGGCAGCGCAAGTTTCTCATCGACAAAGAACAGAAACAGGGTCGAAGTCATCGCCACAGGCAGGCTGTTGACCAGGGCAAGCACCAGAAGGCGCAGGCCTCCGGCGCGGCGCAGGGCGGCCCAAGTGACCGGCGCCTCGGGGCTGCTGGGAATCTGCCACAGCGGGCGGGTCAATGCCCAGACGCCAACGCAGATCAGGGCCAGCAGGATACCAAAGGCGGCATAGCCGCCACCATTGGCCCCGGCCTGCTGCAACAGCGATGGCGCCAGCGCGGCGAGGATGATCCCGGCGAGCGTGCCGCCCTCGCGCCAGCCTGCCAGCCGGATCAGTGCTTCAGGCGATCCCGCCAGGCTGGTGCTGTGGCCATAAAACAGGATGGTCCCCAGGCTGTAGGCGCTGAACAGCAGCACCAGTGCGGCGATGAGCCAGACCAACCCTCCCGCGGCGGGTATCAGGGTGTAGAGCATCAGGAACCCCGCTGCCATGCCAAGGCAGGCGAGGGCGGCAAAGGCGCCGCGCGCATGCTCATACCGGTCAATCAGCCAACCAAGCGCTGGATCCTGCACGAAATCCACCACCCGGATCACCGCCAGAATGGCGCCAAGGGTGGCAAGGCTCATCCCCAGCTCTGCCGAGGCATAGCGCGGCAAATGGATATAGAGCGGCAACCCCGCTGCCGCCAGCATGAGCGCAAAAAGACTGATCCGGGCTGCGTGCATCAATCGCCTCGCAGCCGCGCCGACAGCCGCGCCGAGCGGCTGTTGTCCGAAAGCCAGATGCCAAGGAAGCGTTTGCGCAGGTCTGGGTGGCGGATGGCGCAGGTCTGCTGCCCGTTGAGATGCAGAACCAGACTGTCTGGCTGGGTTGAAACAGCCGTGAATACATCACCGCGCGCCACATCGCGGAAACAGCTGGCAAGTTTTTGCATCATCGCGGCCTGATCCGCGCGCGGCCCTTCGATCCGCTGGATCTCGACGCGGGTGGATTTGGTCAGATCGTCCTGCGAGATGCTGCGGAAATATTCGATCTGCAAGGCCAGCGGCTGGCGCCAGCCAAACCGGGACTCCCCCTCTGTGTGCAGGCTGGCGCGGTAGATCGGCAGACCCAGCCAGCGGACCATGACGGTGCCCAGCTCAACCGGCTGCGACAGGCCAAAGCCGCGCAGGTTTGCCGCTGCCGCGCCGGGCAGCAGCAGCGCCGCGATCAACAGCGCGGCGGCCAGAGGCGGGAACCGGTGCTCAGGCATGGGTCAGCTCAACCTGCACTACATCGGTCTGGCCCACGGCAAAGGAGCCGGCGCAGATCTCCAGATAATAGCGCCAGTTGCGCAGGAAGGCCGCGTCATAGCCCAGCTCCATGATCCGGGGCGCCCGTTTCGCCAGCTGCTCGGCCCATGTCCGGCAGGTGCGGGCATAATCCTGCCCAAAGGCGAAGGAGTTCGTCACCTGCAGACCCGCCTGCCGCGCCTGATGGGCAATCACCGCATCCGACAGCAGCATGCCACCGGGGAAAGTGTACTGGCGGATATAATCCGAGGAGTTGCGGTAGATGTCGAAATAGCTGTCCTGCACGGTGATCGCCTGAATGACTGCCTTGCCGCCCTCTGCCAGACGTGCCTTGACGGTCTGGAAATAGCTGGGCCAGTAGCGCTCGCCCACGGCCTCGATCATCTCGATCGAGACGATATTGTCGTAGGTGCCGGTGGATTTGCGGTAATCGCACAGCTCGATCGAGGCGCGCCCGTCCAGCCGCGCGTCGGCATAGCCGTGCTGACTGGGCGAGATGGTCAGCCCAGTGACATCGCGCCCGGCATCGGCGGCGCGTTCGGCGAAACCGCCCCAGCCGCAGCCGATTTCCAGCACCCGCTCGCCCCGTGTCAGCCGGTTCAGCACCCGGTCGTATTTGCGGTTCTGGGCGCGCTCCAGATCATTGTCGCCGGGGGCAAACAGCGCCGAGGAATAGGTCATGCCGCTATCGAGCCAAAGTTGGTAGAACTCGTTCCCGACGTCGTAATGCGCCTTGATGTTGCGGGCCGAACCACGGATCGAATTGGCGCGCAGGATCTTGTCGACGGCGCGGAACTTCAGCCCGCTCCAGAAGCTCGGGTAGGCAAAATCGCCAAAATAATCGAGGTTCAGGATCGCCACCTGGATCAGGGTTTCGATGCTGGAGGTCTCCCACATGCCTTCGATGTAGGTTTCGCCCAGCCCGATATCACCGCGCGCGGCCATGGCGGTGACGGCGGCCCAGTCGAACAGCACCATGTCTGCCGCCGGGGCGCCGCTGCCGAAATCATGCACTTCGCCTTCCGGGGTGGTCAGGCGCAGGCTGCCCTTGCGGATCTGGGCGCAGCTGTCGAGAAAATCGCGTTTTACACGGTTGGTAATGAAAAGCATCAGCTGACCTCCTGCTTTGGGGGGAGGGGGCGGGATCTGTATGGCGCCCCTTTGAGTTTCAGTTTCAGGGCCTGCCAATGGATCAGGGCGATGGTGCGGAACGCGCCAAAGGGCCGCCGTAGGGCCGCCCGAAGGATCGAGCCGTTGCTGAGCTGTCGCCGCCGCCCGGTCAGGGTGGCAATCACGCCTTCAGCGCCATGTTCCAGCGCAATGCGGATGGCGATCCGGTCCGGGCGGATATCGTAGTGGAACCGGTAGTCCCCCGCGATCTGCTGGAAGGGCGAGACGTGAAAGATCTTGCTGGCGGTGATTTCGTCACCGGCCGTAATCGGCGCAAACCCGTCAAGATGGCACAGGTAGCTGTGACGGTCGCCAAAGGTGTTGGAGACCTCGGCAATCACCGCCCGCAGCGTGTCACCCTCCATCGCCAGCCAGAAGCTGACTGGGTTGAAAGTGTACCACAGGAATCCCGGTTGCGTCAGCAGCAGAATCTGAAGGCCGTCCAGCTCCAGACCGGCCCCGGCAAAGACCTCTTGCGCCCAAGGCAGGCCGCGCCCGGCGCCCGGCGCGCCGCCATGGTTGCGGTCATTGACCGAAGACAGGTTGAAACCATTGCGCGAGAACAGCCCTGGCCGCGCCTCTGACAGCGGGTCGATCAGCACGTAATCGACACCATAGCGGAAGGCATTGCGGATGCCGCCGCGGCGCGCGTGGCTGGTGTGGCCCGCGATATGGTCGGGCCAGAGGGGAGCGGGGCTGTCGCTCATGCCAGCACCTGCGCCAGGCTGCGGGCGTCGATGCCGCGGGCGACTCGCACCGCGCTGGCAAATCCGTCCTCGTGGAACCCGTGGCGCAGATATGCGCCCGCGAACCAGGTGTTGTTGTCGCCCTGGATGTCGTGGATCTGTTTCTGGGCGCGGATGGCGGCCTGATCGAACACCGGATGGCGGAAGGTGTTGGTGTCATAGATCGTCTCGTCACGCACCGGCCTGACTGGGTTCAGCGAGATGAACAGCGGATCACTCTCTGGAATGTTCTGTAGCCGGTTCATCCAGTAGGTCACGCCGATCGCCGGGCGGCTGTCCTGCGCCGCCGCCTTGTAGACCCAGGAGGACCAGCAGGCGCGCCGTTTCGGCATTTGCCCGGCGTCGCGGTGCAGGATCACCTCGTTATCCTGATACCGCATATTGCCGAGGATCATCTCTTCCTGCGCGGTGGGAGAGGACAGCAGCCGCAGCGCATCGTCGGAATGGCAGGCCATGATGACCTGATCGAACTCCTGCGTTTCGCCATAAGGCAAGCGGATGGTGACGCCTGCCTCGGTGCGATCCACCGCCTGCACCGGCGTGCCGGGGCGCAGGGTGCAGCCATTGGCCTTCAGATGCGCCTCCAGCCTGCGGACGTATTCGATGCTGCCACCCTTTACCGTCCACCACTGGTGCTGCCCCGTGGCGCTGAGCAAGGCGTGATTGCGGAAGAACTGCACCAGCGACCGGGCCGGAAAGCCACGGATCTCCTCCATCGGGGTGGACCAGATCGCGCCGCAGATCGGCATCAGGTAATAGCGCTGGAACCAGTCGCCAAGGCGAAGCTCGTCCATCAGCTGACCGATGGTGACATCGTCACTGCGGGCGGTTTCGACCGCGCGGGCGTTAAAGCGCAGGATGTCGCGCACCATGCCGTGAAAGGCCGGGCGGGCCACGTTACGGCGCTGGCCGAACAGGGATGTAAGGCTTTTCAGCCCGTATTCGACGGCGCCGTCGTCAATGCTGGCGCCAAAGGTCATATCGCTTTTGATGATGGGCACATCCAGATCGCGGAACATCGCGGTCAGATGCGGATAATTGACAAAGTTGAACACGATAAAGCCGGTATCGACCGGCTGGGTCCCATGCATCCCCGCCTGGACGGTGCGCGCGTGTCCGCCAAGGCGCGGCGCGGCTTCGAACAGGGTCACGTCATGGCCGGGTGCCAGACGATAGGCGGCGGCGAGACCAGAAATGCCACCGCCAACAATAGCAATGCGCTGGCGACGTAGGGGTGGGACATCAAATGACATGTGTTCTCCGTTTCTTTTCAGGGAGTACGCCGCCATTCCCGGGCCGGATCAAAAGTTTTCGCCTTCTTGGGATGAAATCGAAGCGATGCGTTCGCGCAGAAAAAATTCTGGTGGCTTTTGATCCAGTCGCAGCGGCGCCACGTAACACTGGCATGTTGGAACTTGATGCAGATCCCGCTCTTGATGCGCCCGAGCTACCGGTTACGGTAGGTGAGGTGACCGCCGATGCGCGGGAAAGGAAACAAGTGGATACCAACAGCTTTTCTGAGCAGACCCTCTGGATGCTTGCGGTGCGGGACCAGCGGGACCGGGCCGCCTTTGGCTTGCTGTTCGACCACTTTGCGCCGCGGCTCAAAGGGGTGATCTGCCGCTCGGGCATTTCACAGGGTCAGGCCGAGGATATCGTGCAGGACGTGATGCTGACGGTCTGGCGCAAGGCACACCTGTTCGACCCGCAGCGGGCGCAGGTGTCGTCCTGGATTTACCAAATCGCGCGAAATCGTCAGATCGATGTGATCCGAAAGGAACGTCGCCCCGTACCCGAAGAGCTGAAGCAACCCGAAGAGGTGCAGGAAGACGCGGCGCAGATCGTTGCCCTGGAGCAAGAGACGTCGCGCCTGAGGGAGGCCTTGAAGCGGCTGAAACCCGCACAACGCGAGATGGTGGAAAAGGCTTACCTCGGGGAGCTGAGCCATTCGGACATCCGCGCTGAAACGGGTCTGCCGCTTGGCACGATAAAATCCCGCATCCGGCTTGGACTGGAACGGTTGCGGCACGAATTGAAGGGAACTGAAACCTCATGAGCAGCATCACCCATCATATCCCTGATGAGCTGCTGATCGCCTATGCCTCGGGGAGCCTGGAACAGGC
This genomic stretch from Phaeobacter gallaeciensis harbors:
- a CDS encoding DUF3833 domain-containing protein gives rise to the protein MKLVLLLLVAVLVLALWRPGFGFRAQRLAHYADTGPAFDIQERLSGTLISEGMIYGPRGRVVSRFVARMNGEWDGATGTLSEDFAYANGSTQARKWYLTMGEDGHFTATADDIIGEGKGQQMGATVRLTYRIRLPEDAGGHVLDVTDWMYLMDNGTILNRSEMRKFGIKVAELIATMRPAEG
- a CDS encoding MFS transporter; its protein translation is MHAARISLFALMLAAAGLPLYIHLPRYASAELGMSLATLGAILAVIRVVDFVQDPALGWLIDRYEHARGAFAALACLGMAAGFLMLYTLIPAAGGLVWLIAALVLLFSAYSLGTILFYGHSTSLAGSPEALIRLAGWREGGTLAGIILAALAPSLLQQAGANGGGYAAFGILLALICVGVWALTRPLWQIPSSPEAPVTWAALRRAGGLRLLVLALVNSLPVAMTSTLFLFFVDEKLALPDLAGPFLILFFLAAGLSVPIWTRASAAYGARQVLVPAMALAILSFSGAALLPAGAAWAFAAICIGSGAALGADMVILPVLFSTALARAGLRGGQAFGLWTFAAKLSLAAAAVILLPALQLSGFEPGGPNGASALMALTLAYAVLPCLIKLLAIALVMRLPREVSLS
- a CDS encoding chalcone isomerase family protein, whose product is MPEHRFPPLAAALLIAALLLPGAAAANLRGFGLSQPVELGTVMVRWLGLPIYRASLHTEGESRFGWRQPLALQIEYFRSISQDDLTKSTRVEIQRIEGPRADQAAMMQKLASCFRDVARGDVFTAVSTQPDSLVLHLNGQQTCAIRHPDLRKRFLGIWLSDNSRSARLSARLRGD
- a CDS encoding SAM-dependent methyltransferase, translating into MLFITNRVKRDFLDSCAQIRKGSLRLTTPEGEVHDFGSGAPAADMVLFDWAAVTAMAARGDIGLGETYIEGMWETSSIETLIQVAILNLDYFGDFAYPSFWSGLKFRAVDKILRANSIRGSARNIKAHYDVGNEFYQLWLDSGMTYSSALFAPGDNDLERAQNRKYDRVLNRLTRGERVLEIGCGWGGFAERAADAGRDVTGLTISPSQHGYADARLDGRASIELCDYRKSTGTYDNIVSIEMIEAVGERYWPSYFQTVKARLAEGGKAVIQAITVQDSYFDIYRNSSDYIRQYTFPGGMLLSDAVIAHQARQAGLQVTNSFAFGQDYARTCRTWAEQLAKRAPRIMELGYDAAFLRNWRYYLEICAGSFAVGQTDVVQVELTHA
- a CDS encoding DUF1365 domain-containing protein, which translates into the protein MSDSPAPLWPDHIAGHTSHARRGGIRNAFRYGVDYVLIDPLSEARPGLFSRNGFNLSSVNDRNHGGAPGAGRGLPWAQEVFAGAGLELDGLQILLLTQPGFLWYTFNPVSFWLAMEGDTLRAVIAEVSNTFGDRHSYLCHLDGFAPITAGDEITASKIFHVSPFQQIAGDYRFHYDIRPDRIAIRIALEHGAEGVIATLTGRRRQLSNGSILRAALRRPFGAFRTIALIHWQALKLKLKGAPYRSRPLPPKQEVS
- a CDS encoding NAD(P)/FAD-dependent oxidoreductase, which gives rise to MSFDVPPLRRQRIAIVGGGISGLAAAYRLAPGHDVTLFEAAPRLGGHARTVQAGMHGTQPVDTGFIVFNFVNYPHLTAMFRDLDVPIIKSDMTFGASIDDGAVEYGLKSLTSLFGQRRNVARPAFHGMVRDILRFNARAVETARSDDVTIGQLMDELRLGDWFQRYYLMPICGAIWSTPMEEIRGFPARSLVQFFRNHALLSATGQHQWWTVKGGSIEYVRRLEAHLKANGCTLRPGTPVQAVDRTEAGVTIRLPYGETQEFDQVIMACHSDDALRLLSSPTAQEEMILGNMRYQDNEVILHRDAGQMPKRRACWSSWVYKAAAQDSRPAIGVTYWMNRLQNIPESDPLFISLNPVRPVRDETIYDTNTFRHPVFDQAAIRAQKQIHDIQGDNNTWFAGAYLRHGFHEDGFASAVRVARGIDARSLAQVLA
- a CDS encoding sigma-70 family RNA polymerase sigma factor encodes the protein MLELDADPALDAPELPVTVGEVTADARERKQVDTNSFSEQTLWMLAVRDQRDRAAFGLLFDHFAPRLKGVICRSGISQGQAEDIVQDVMLTVWRKAHLFDPQRAQVSSWIYQIARNRQIDVIRKERRPVPEELKQPEEVQEDAAQIVALEQETSRLREALKRLKPAQREMVEKAYLGELSHSDIRAETGLPLGTIKSRIRLGLERLRHELKGTETS